In Persicimonas caeni, a single window of DNA contains:
- a CDS encoding GGDEF domain-containing protein, with the protein MNLAFFGLEFCLVSALLLGAYRLKSRLGMSAVVAVVAAMQPFQAVLAASYFWPVGDGLYINPASSILFAGNLSILLYAFARDGVIQARTVLYAVLLGNLVPSALGALLSWHASVVEPMKLMELPPQLFERGLIASIVGIILLYFDQILAVLSFNWLRRKLPTVPIAVHLSVALSATLAFDTIAFLSILFWDSPNYEQFLVSGLVSKTLGGLAFGIAWGAYLQNHHAPENSSSRQLLDVLLFQENLSELREAATTDPMTGLLNRRTYNLMVGKLLQRQAGASSDRFSIVLIDADRFKQINDTLGHAEGDRVLEQIAATVRQAIREGDHAFRLGGDEFLVLLPDSGLEQAQDVARRLSRFEFDHPDLDHPVTLTIGISAYPDDGVTRDELFDAADRRLYDGKTSGRNRIVTGKNKAI; encoded by the coding sequence ATGAACCTCGCGTTTTTCGGCCTCGAGTTTTGCTTGGTAAGCGCCCTCCTCTTGGGGGCGTATCGCCTGAAGTCTCGACTCGGGATGAGCGCGGTGGTCGCGGTGGTGGCAGCGATGCAGCCGTTCCAGGCGGTGCTGGCGGCCAGCTATTTCTGGCCGGTGGGTGACGGGCTCTATATCAATCCGGCCTCGTCCATTCTCTTCGCGGGCAATCTGTCGATTCTTCTCTACGCGTTTGCGCGCGATGGCGTCATCCAAGCGCGCACAGTCCTCTATGCCGTGCTGCTGGGGAACCTCGTTCCCAGCGCGTTGGGCGCCTTGCTCAGCTGGCACGCCTCGGTCGTCGAGCCGATGAAGCTCATGGAGCTGCCGCCCCAGCTCTTCGAGCGCGGCCTCATCGCCTCCATCGTCGGAATCATCTTACTGTATTTCGACCAGATACTGGCCGTCCTCTCCTTCAACTGGTTGCGTCGAAAGCTACCGACCGTCCCTATCGCAGTGCACCTGTCGGTCGCACTGAGCGCAACGCTTGCCTTCGACACGATTGCGTTTCTGTCGATTCTGTTCTGGGACAGCCCGAACTATGAGCAATTTTTGGTCAGCGGACTGGTCTCCAAGACGCTCGGCGGGCTCGCCTTCGGCATCGCCTGGGGCGCGTATCTGCAGAATCACCACGCCCCCGAGAACAGTTCATCTCGCCAACTCCTCGACGTACTGCTCTTCCAAGAAAACCTCAGCGAGCTTCGCGAAGCGGCCACCACCGACCCGATGACGGGCTTGCTCAACCGGCGCACCTACAACCTGATGGTCGGTAAGTTGCTCCAGCGGCAAGCCGGCGCAAGCTCAGACCGCTTCTCGATCGTGTTGATCGACGCCGACCGTTTCAAGCAGATCAACGACACTTTGGGCCATGCCGAGGGCGACCGCGTCCTCGAGCAAATCGCGGCGACGGTGCGTCAGGCCATCCGCGAAGGCGACCACGCCTTTCGATTAGGCGGTGACGAATTCCTCGTTCTGCTCCCCGACTCCGGTCTCGAGCAAGCCCAAGATGTCGCCCGGCGACTCAGTCGCTTCGAGTTCGACCATCCCGACCTCGACCACCCGGTCACCCTGACCATCGGGATCTCGGCCTACCCCGACGACGGCGTCACCCGTGACGAGCTATTCGACGCCGCCGATCGCCGCCTGTACGACGGCAAGACCAGCGGACGCAATCGCATCGTGACTGGAAAGAACAAGGCGATCTAA
- a CDS encoding cation-translocating P-type ATPase codes for MTTTDAAEHPDYGGQESADEQSSEQGPQPSEGSEPVVETPWAKSSDDVLDELDSSAEGLSDGESERRRDEYGPNQLRQFERRGMWSVLIDQLKSMVVLLLAVAAGVALIFGDYIEAAAIAAVIVINTIIGFVTELRAVRSMEALQEFEDIECEVIREGTEETISARELVPGDVVALESGDVVPADLRLVDVAELSIDESALTGESVPVEKRVEAADTDSPLAERHSMAYKGTAVASGSSKGVVVATGMKTEIGEIAGMVAAAGAEQTPLEERLDKLARRLVWVTLVVAAIVVGAGILAGRDLFLMVETGIALAVAAIPEGLAIVATIALARGMWRMVHRNALVRRLSSVETLGSTNVICVDKTGTLTENRMRARRYELESGSVDVDKQGEGLRFERGGEEVDVHDDEVLRRLVIASVLANTADMDDADSGEAGGDPMEVALLELGQRAGFAREELTDEMPEDRVESFSRETKMMATFHDTDEGMLVAVKGAPEAVIDAASSYMADGECKDFDDESRKRWKERNQQAAADGLRMLAVASKTADSSDVDPYEGLCMLGLVGLVDPPRSDVPEAVERCRHAGIQVVMVTGDHPATAGHIAHAVNLVDDEDPQVVRGDELADPEHFSDEQKEKLLGTSIFARVSPRQKLNLIDLHQDAGRIVAMTGDGVNDAPALESADIGIAMGERGTEVAREAADMVLLDDAFSTIVAAVEQGRIIFNNIRKFVIYLLSGNVGEIIAVGVAAVLGLPLPLLPLQILYLNMINDVFPALAIGVGPGSGQEMEHPPRDPEEPFLQRFHWGVIAAYGVVIAGTIFGAFLTAYQGFGMSQEEAVTVSFLTLSLSRLLHVFNMRDDDTGFIDNDIVKNKWIWGAFVVSLGMLALAIFFGPLASILEVTVPSATGWAIIGVASLVPLIVGQIYLAIRGIRG; via the coding sequence ATGACAACTACAGACGCAGCAGAACACCCGGATTACGGCGGCCAGGAAAGTGCTGACGAGCAGAGCTCCGAGCAGGGGCCGCAGCCTTCCGAGGGAAGCGAGCCGGTCGTGGAGACTCCGTGGGCCAAGTCGTCCGACGACGTGCTCGACGAACTCGATAGCTCTGCCGAGGGCTTGTCGGACGGAGAGAGCGAGCGCCGCCGCGACGAATATGGCCCCAACCAGCTTCGCCAATTCGAGCGGCGCGGGATGTGGAGTGTGCTCATCGACCAGCTCAAGAGCATGGTCGTGCTCTTGTTGGCTGTGGCGGCGGGTGTGGCGCTGATCTTCGGCGATTATATCGAGGCCGCAGCCATCGCGGCTGTCATTGTCATCAACACCATCATCGGGTTTGTCACCGAGCTTCGCGCGGTGCGCTCGATGGAGGCGCTCCAAGAATTCGAGGACATCGAGTGTGAGGTGATTCGCGAGGGCACCGAAGAGACGATCTCGGCGCGTGAGTTGGTCCCCGGGGATGTGGTCGCCCTCGAAAGCGGCGACGTTGTGCCCGCCGACCTGCGTCTGGTCGACGTCGCCGAATTGTCTATCGACGAGTCGGCGCTCACCGGTGAATCGGTGCCGGTCGAAAAGCGCGTCGAGGCTGCCGACACGGACAGTCCGTTAGCCGAGCGTCACTCCATGGCCTACAAAGGTACGGCTGTGGCCAGCGGTAGCAGTAAGGGCGTCGTCGTCGCGACGGGCATGAAGACCGAAATCGGCGAGATCGCAGGCATGGTCGCTGCCGCCGGTGCCGAGCAGACGCCGCTCGAAGAGCGCCTCGACAAGCTGGCCCGGCGGCTGGTCTGGGTGACGCTGGTCGTCGCCGCGATCGTGGTCGGCGCGGGGATCTTAGCCGGGCGCGACCTCTTTTTGATGGTCGAGACCGGCATCGCGTTGGCGGTTGCTGCCATCCCCGAGGGCTTGGCCATTGTGGCGACCATCGCGCTGGCGCGCGGCATGTGGCGCATGGTCCATCGCAATGCTCTGGTGCGCCGGCTCTCGTCCGTGGAGACTTTGGGGTCGACCAACGTGATCTGCGTCGACAAGACGGGCACGCTCACCGAAAACCGAATGCGAGCGCGGCGCTACGAACTCGAAAGCGGCAGCGTCGACGTCGACAAACAGGGCGAGGGGCTGCGCTTCGAGCGTGGCGGCGAAGAGGTCGACGTGCACGACGACGAGGTGCTTCGCAGACTTGTGATCGCCTCGGTGTTGGCCAATACGGCCGACATGGACGACGCTGACAGCGGGGAGGCCGGCGGCGACCCGATGGAGGTGGCGCTGTTGGAGTTGGGGCAGCGTGCCGGGTTTGCGCGCGAAGAGTTGACTGATGAGATGCCCGAAGATCGCGTGGAGTCGTTTTCGCGCGAGACCAAGATGATGGCCACCTTCCACGACACCGACGAGGGAATGCTCGTCGCCGTCAAAGGTGCACCCGAGGCGGTGATCGACGCAGCGTCGAGCTACATGGCCGACGGGGAGTGCAAGGATTTCGACGACGAGTCGCGCAAGCGCTGGAAGGAGCGCAACCAACAGGCGGCCGCCGACGGGCTTCGCATGCTCGCCGTGGCCAGCAAGACGGCCGATTCGAGCGACGTCGACCCCTACGAGGGGCTGTGTATGCTCGGTCTGGTCGGCCTGGTCGATCCGCCGAGAAGCGACGTGCCCGAGGCGGTCGAGCGTTGCCGGCACGCTGGCATTCAGGTCGTTATGGTCACCGGCGACCATCCGGCGACCGCCGGACATATTGCCCACGCGGTGAACCTGGTCGACGATGAGGACCCCCAGGTGGTCCGCGGTGACGAACTCGCCGACCCCGAGCATTTTTCCGACGAGCAAAAAGAGAAGTTATTGGGGACCTCGATCTTCGCGCGAGTGAGTCCGCGTCAGAAGCTCAACTTGATCGATCTGCACCAAGATGCCGGTCGGATCGTTGCGATGACGGGCGATGGCGTTAACGACGCGCCTGCTCTGGAGAGCGCCGACATCGGCATCGCGATGGGCGAGCGCGGCACCGAGGTCGCCCGCGAGGCGGCGGATATGGTGCTCCTGGACGATGCCTTCTCGACCATCGTCGCCGCGGTCGAGCAAGGGCGCATCATCTTCAATAACATCCGAAAATTCGTCATTTACCTGCTGTCAGGCAACGTCGGCGAGATTATCGCCGTCGGTGTCGCCGCCGTGCTCGGGTTGCCGCTGCCGCTCTTGCCGCTCCAGATTCTGTACCTGAACATGATCAATGACGTCTTTCCCGCGCTGGCCATCGGGGTGGGGCCGGGAAGCGGCCAGGAGATGGAGCATCCGCCCAGAGATCCTGAAGAGCCCTTCTTGCAGCGCTTTCACTGGGGCGTCATCGCCGCCTACGGCGTGGTCATCGCCGGGACGATCTTCGGCGCATTTTTGACGGCATATCAGGGCTTTGGCATGTCGCAGGAGGAGGCGGTGACCGTCTCATTTCTGACCCTGTCGCTCTCACGCTTGCTGCACGTCTTCAACATGCGCGATGACGACACCGGCTTCATCGATAACGACATCGTCAAGAATAAGTGGATCTGGGGCGCGTTCGTCGTCAGCCTGGGCATGCTCGCTTTGGCCATCTTCTTCGGCCCGCTGGCGAGCATCCTCGAAGTCACGGTGCCGAGTGCGACCGGCTGGGCCATCATCGGCGTGGCGAGCCTCGTGCCGCTGATTGTCGGCCAGATCTATCTGGCCATCCGGGGCATCCGGGGATGA
- a CDS encoding sphingomyelin phosphodiesterase, producing MREFGIASIVLLLTLTSVSNPTMRTGESAQDSVTVDTIDHRPVQETLRVLTYNAFLRPPPIGWGDKTACRAEQISRRLANEPIPRDIIALNETFDRDRLDTLATNLQERFPYQLLGQPESRGFRTNGGLSLMSRHPIEHSAAHTFERCSGDFNDCLATKGFLWALVRVSNNLKVNVIVTHMNSGGDESARRARASQLAQIQRFMDSQPMLDRWPTVLMGDLNVNGLRWRPRHPESGDLTEYATAMAQLGNTCAQCETAACFAACRPFPVDAFRRHTGKWSFDAAGTRQASTYNCSGQNMAPCTDLNVGEQWRERMRLDYVLHFGPPALVPDMAVEVLNASSLDFKNNVCGTTYLSDHQGVEATLEIRREPDLNAAFVPPSRAHNLGQQIEISR from the coding sequence ATGCGAGAGTTCGGAATCGCAAGCATCGTCTTGCTCTTGACGCTGACCTCGGTCAGCAATCCTACGATGCGGACGGGGGAGTCCGCACAGGATAGCGTCACAGTCGACACCATCGACCACCGCCCGGTCCAGGAGACCTTGCGGGTGTTGACCTACAATGCCTTCTTGCGCCCCCCGCCGATCGGCTGGGGCGACAAGACGGCGTGTCGCGCCGAGCAGATCTCCCGCCGGTTGGCCAACGAGCCCATCCCACGTGATATCATTGCGCTGAACGAGACGTTCGACCGCGACCGGTTGGACACGCTCGCGACCAATTTGCAGGAGCGTTTCCCGTACCAACTTCTCGGCCAACCCGAGTCGCGTGGATTTCGCACCAACGGCGGCCTGTCTCTTATGAGCCGCCATCCCATCGAGCACTCCGCCGCCCACACCTTCGAGCGCTGCAGCGGTGACTTCAACGATTGTCTGGCCACCAAGGGCTTTCTGTGGGCGTTGGTGCGCGTATCGAACAACCTCAAGGTCAACGTCATCGTCACCCACATGAACTCCGGTGGGGACGAGAGCGCGCGCAGAGCCCGGGCCAGCCAACTCGCCCAGATCCAGCGCTTCATGGACTCTCAGCCGATGCTCGACCGGTGGCCAACCGTGTTGATGGGAGACCTCAACGTCAACGGGCTTCGCTGGCGGCCGCGCCACCCCGAGTCGGGCGACCTGACCGAATATGCCACGGCGATGGCGCAGCTAGGCAACACGTGCGCGCAGTGCGAGACGGCTGCTTGCTTCGCCGCCTGCCGTCCATTTCCGGTCGACGCCTTCCGCAGGCACACCGGCAAATGGTCCTTCGATGCCGCCGGCACCCGTCAGGCGAGCACCTACAACTGCAGCGGGCAGAATATGGCTCCTTGCACCGACCTCAACGTCGGCGAGCAGTGGCGCGAGCGCATGCGCCTGGATTACGTGCTGCATTTCGGACCGCCGGCGCTTGTCCCCGACATGGCCGTCGAGGTGCTCAACGCGTCGTCGCTCGACTTCAAGAACAACGTGTGCGGCACGACCTATCTGTCGGACCACCAGGGCGTCGAAGCGACCCTCGAGATCCGGCGCGAGCCCGACTTAAACGCCGCGTTTGTGCCCCCATCCCGCGCCCACAATCTTGGCCAACAAATCGAAATCTCTCGGTAA
- a CDS encoding thrombospondin type 3 repeat-containing protein, which translates to MYRHITKLIALGAFLAVAASATAASAQSYSVAHSSDPGGPTYSPILLRSPTSVSLSDDAISSSISIGFGFEFYGTTYTSLRVGSNGFVTFDGSSTNSGCCSGDSLPDSGDPNNLIALWWEDLDPPEGGSIRYQTVGSAPSRTFVLEFLDIQHFSNTTATVSLQLHLHETSNLIEIHFMDAQADSGSHTVGVENAAGTEATAYLNSVAAPPTEASTAVRFSLDADGDGITDGNDNCPSVSNASQTDTDSDGQGDACDADDDNDGVSDSNDPQPLDPTVCGDSDADTCDDCSVGVDGFGSSADSRPNNDGTDTDGDGQCNAGDADDDNDGRNDGTDPSSLDPNVCGDEDLDSCDDCSVGVDGFGSASDADPANDGPDADGDGVCDAGDPAPVANDDSYSVDEDGTLTVSAVQGLLVDDTDGDNDTLTAATHASPSHGTLTLHADGSFEYVPNADYAGSDSFAYVANDGTSDSNPATVTITVRPLADAPEFVSPTPSGPLSAQQGQALTFALAANDADGDAITYAVRGLPSSASTDASTGAFSWTPGYADGGTWVATLVASDGNLEVTRDVDITVNVDDTDADGAPDGGESALGLDSSNPDTDGDGILDGEELGAVHAPVDTDSDGTIDALDDDSDGDGVSDADEAGDDDLQTAPVDTDGDGTPDYRDDDSDDDTVADAEDNCRTVENPDQSDADGDGQGDACDDDSDNDGLADLVETPVGLDPMDPDTDSDGIGDWDEVGDIAAPRDTDADGTIDALDDDSDGDGVSDADEAGDDDLQTAPVDTDGDGTPDYRDEDSDGDGVGDNQDNCRIVENADQADADGNGVGDVCDGDTDGDGHQNDLDNCPLVVNPDQSDFDGDGQGDLCDADVDGDGVNDDADNCLDLPNEEQGDVDGDGVGDACDDDADADGLVNADDNCPLIGNPEQIDLDNDGLGDECDDDTDGDEFADVDDECPRQIGTTESGCPQLVSEAGGCGCNSTGAPAEGALALLALFGWVWASRRRPTGEAKGEGGGAVR; encoded by the coding sequence TTGTACCGCCACATTACGAAGCTCATCGCGCTCGGCGCATTCCTCGCGGTCGCTGCCAGTGCCACCGCTGCCTCTGCTCAGTCCTACTCCGTTGCCCACAGTTCCGATCCGGGAGGTCCAACCTACTCTCCGATCTTGCTGCGCTCCCCGACCAGTGTGTCGCTGAGCGACGATGCCATTTCGTCGAGCATCTCCATCGGGTTTGGGTTCGAGTTTTACGGTACGACGTACACCAGTCTTCGGGTGGGCTCGAACGGCTTCGTGACCTTCGACGGGAGTTCGACCAACAGCGGTTGCTGCTCGGGCGACAGCCTGCCCGACTCGGGCGATCCGAATAATCTCATCGCACTCTGGTGGGAAGACCTGGACCCGCCCGAGGGGGGAAGCATTCGCTACCAGACCGTTGGCAGCGCCCCCAGTCGCACGTTTGTGCTCGAATTTCTGGATATCCAGCATTTCAGCAACACGACCGCGACGGTCAGCCTGCAGTTGCACCTGCACGAGACGTCCAACCTCATCGAGATCCACTTCATGGACGCCCAGGCTGACAGCGGGAGCCATACCGTCGGGGTTGAGAACGCCGCCGGCACCGAGGCGACTGCTTACCTGAACAGCGTGGCCGCGCCGCCGACCGAAGCGAGCACGGCGGTTCGGTTCTCGTTGGACGCCGACGGAGACGGAATCACCGACGGGAACGACAACTGCCCATCGGTGAGCAATGCCTCGCAGACCGACACCGATTCGGACGGGCAGGGCGATGCGTGCGATGCTGATGACGACAACGACGGTGTGAGCGATTCGAATGACCCGCAACCGCTCGACCCGACGGTATGTGGCGACAGCGATGCCGATACGTGTGACGACTGCTCGGTGGGCGTCGACGGCTTCGGCTCGAGCGCCGATTCGCGGCCGAATAACGACGGCACTGACACCGACGGAGACGGCCAGTGCAACGCCGGTGATGCCGACGACGATAATGACGGACGAAACGACGGCACGGATCCGAGTTCGCTCGACCCGAACGTATGCGGCGACGAGGATCTCGACTCGTGCGACGACTGCTCGGTGGGCGTCGATGGGTTTGGTTCGGCGAGCGATGCCGACCCGGCCAACGACGGTCCTGACGCTGATGGTGACGGTGTCTGTGATGCAGGCGATCCCGCGCCGGTGGCGAACGACGACAGCTACTCGGTCGACGAGGACGGGACGCTGACGGTGAGCGCCGTCCAGGGCCTGCTGGTCGACGACACCGACGGCGACAACGATACACTGACCGCTGCGACGCATGCCTCGCCTAGCCACGGCACTCTGACGCTCCACGCCGACGGGTCTTTCGAGTACGTGCCGAATGCCGACTATGCCGGCTCGGACTCTTTTGCCTATGTGGCTAACGACGGCACCTCCGATTCGAACCCCGCCACGGTCACCATCACGGTGCGCCCGCTGGCCGACGCGCCCGAGTTTGTCTCGCCGACGCCGAGTGGTCCGCTGAGCGCCCAGCAGGGCCAGGCGCTGACGTTTGCGCTCGCCGCGAACGACGCTGATGGTGACGCGATCACTTACGCTGTTCGGGGCCTTCCGTCTTCGGCGAGCACCGATGCCTCCACGGGCGCTTTCTCGTGGACACCGGGCTACGCCGACGGCGGCACCTGGGTGGCGACGCTGGTCGCTTCGGATGGCAACCTCGAGGTGACCCGTGATGTCGACATCACCGTCAACGTCGACGATACGGACGCCGATGGGGCACCTGACGGCGGTGAGAGCGCGCTGGGCCTCGATTCCTCGAACCCGGACACCGACGGCGACGGGATCCTCGACGGCGAGGAGCTCGGCGCGGTCCACGCGCCGGTCGACACCGACTCCGATGGGACCATCGACGCGCTCGACGACGACTCGGACGGTGACGGCGTGAGCGACGCCGACGAAGCCGGCGACGACGACCTGCAGACCGCGCCGGTCGACACCGACGGCGACGGCACGCCTGACTATCGTGACGACGACTCGGACGACGACACAGTGGCCGATGCCGAGGACAACTGCCGCACGGTCGAAAACCCCGACCAGAGCGACGCCGACGGCGACGGGCAGGGCGATGCCTGCGACGACGATTCGGACAATGACGGACTCGCCGACCTTGTCGAAACGCCTGTGGGGCTCGACCCGATGGACCCCGACACCGATTCGGACGGAATCGGCGATTGGGACGAAGTTGGCGACATCGCAGCGCCTCGTGACACCGACGCAGATGGAACGATCGACGCGCTCGACGACGACTCGGACGGTGATGGCGTGAGCGACGCTGACGAAGCCGGCGACGACGACCTGCAGACCGCGCCGGTCGACACCGACGGCGACGGCACGCCCGATTATCGCGACGAGGACTCGGACGGCGACGGTGTGGGCGACAACCAGGATAACTGTCGGATCGTGGAGAACGCAGACCAGGCCGACGCGGACGGCAACGGCGTCGGTGATGTCTGCGACGGCGACACCGATGGCGACGGCCACCAAAACGATCTCGACAACTGCCCGCTGGTGGTAAACCCGGACCAGTCCGACTTCGACGGTGACGGTCAGGGGGACCTGTGTGATGCCGACGTCGACGGCGATGGTGTCAACGATGATGCCGACAATTGCCTCGACCTGCCCAACGAAGAGCAGGGCGACGTCGATGGCGACGGCGTGGGCGACGCCTGTGACGACGATGCCGACGCCGACGGGTTGGTCAACGCCGACGACAACTGCCCGTTGATTGGCAACCCCGAGCAGATCGATCTCGACAACGATGGGCTCGGCGACGAATGCGATGATGACACGGACGGTGACGAGTTTGCCGACGTCGACGACGAGTGCCCTCGTCAAATCGGGACCACGGAGAGCGGTTGTCCGCAACTCGTCAGCGAAGCCGGCGGCTGTGGGTGTAATAGCACCGGCGCACCGGCTGAAGGTGCGCTGGCGCTGCTGGCGTTGTTCGGGTGGGTTTGGGCGTCGCGGCGGCGCCCCACGGGCGAGGCGAAAGGCGAAGGGGGAGGCGCAGTCAGGTGA
- a CDS encoding CBS domain-containing protein, with amino-acid sequence MDAGKLCTRGVKTAQRELSIVDAAIRMRNSHVGDLVVIKKKDGHDFPIGMLTDRDIVISGVATKGGDVSRLNVGDIMTDVIILVREEDDLETVLRTMRANGVRRVPVVDRNDALVGIIAFDDIVGYFASEMTNLARVVSSENLAERRRRP; translated from the coding sequence ATGGACGCAGGCAAACTCTGTACGCGAGGAGTCAAGACTGCACAGCGCGAGTTGAGCATCGTCGACGCCGCCATCCGCATGCGCAATTCGCACGTCGGTGATCTCGTGGTCATCAAGAAGAAAGACGGCCACGACTTTCCCATCGGCATGCTCACCGATCGCGATATCGTTATCTCCGGGGTGGCCACCAAGGGAGGCGACGTCTCGCGGCTGAACGTCGGCGACATCATGACCGACGTGATCATTTTGGTGCGCGAGGAGGACGACCTCGAGACGGTGCTTCGCACGATGCGCGCCAACGGAGTTCGCCGAGTGCCCGTCGTAGACCGTAACGACGCGCTGGTCGGCATCATCGCCTTCGACGATATCGTGGGGTATTTCGCCAGCGAAATGACCAACCTGGCTCGGGTGGTCTCGAGCGAAAACCTCGCCGAACGCCGACGTCGCCCATAA
- a CDS encoding outer membrane beta-barrel protein: protein MRMHAFVGMLAALTFLAAAPASAEKKPDDDTITLGAGARVGGYGFREVTEEGTLTWDDCRMDGVGLFGTADFGKYLFAELSLDYYHAIGEVIASGMDRQSATVLGAAGLRLYPDFIISPYIQAGVGPEWTKISMETATETKLLAAAFVGVGGELDLWGLKLGSNIRVFTMGEPVHGPGPGGHHHQPTLALDGSRAIETEYEVAGQAQFFVRREF from the coding sequence ATGCGCATGCACGCTTTTGTTGGGATGCTCGCCGCTCTGACATTTCTTGCCGCAGCACCTGCGAGCGCCGAGAAGAAACCAGACGACGACACCATCACACTGGGCGCGGGAGCACGTGTGGGCGGTTACGGGTTCCGCGAGGTGACCGAGGAAGGCACTTTGACCTGGGACGACTGCCGGATGGACGGCGTGGGGCTATTCGGCACGGCCGACTTCGGCAAGTATCTCTTCGCCGAGCTGTCTCTCGATTACTATCACGCCATCGGCGAGGTCATTGCTTCGGGGATGGACCGCCAGTCGGCGACCGTTCTGGGCGCTGCCGGGCTGAGACTGTATCCCGACTTCATCATCTCTCCCTACATCCAAGCCGGAGTCGGGCCCGAGTGGACCAAGATCTCCATGGAGACGGCCACCGAGACCAAGCTGTTGGCTGCCGCGTTTGTCGGCGTCGGTGGTGAACTCGACCTGTGGGGCCTCAAGCTCGGCAGCAATATCCGCGTGTTTACCATGGGCGAGCCGGTCCATGGTCCCGGACCCGGAGGGCATCACCACCAGCCCACCCTCGCGCTCGACGGCAGCCGCGCTATTGAGACGGAGTACGAGGTGGCCGGCCAGGCTCAGTTTTTCGTGCGCAGGGAGTTCTGA
- a CDS encoding pyridoxal phosphate-dependent aminotransferase, which translates to MNAVKLDLDGSIEAFRKVPKTGVIYVMTEAARHGYRPDDAGWTNFGQGQPETGVIPHAPERIESIGIYEEDHEYAPVAGLWDLRAAVADHYNRLYRRGMPSQYSAENVCISGGGRAGLTRVAAALGTINLGHFLPDYTAYEELLGLFRLFTSIPILLDPQRGYDFSVEELEEEVLGRGLGALLLSNPCNPTGKLIGGEELNDWVALGRRLDCTLILDEFYSHYIWNGSPADATAARFVEDVERDPVVIVNGLTKSWRYPGWRVSWTLGPSEVIERLSSAGSFLDGGASRPLQRAAVPLLEEEHTRAEVKAIQHTFRSKRDMLVERLRAMGIKIERPPDGTFYVWGDVSNLPDGMNNGMDFFKKCLEHQIICVPGEFFDVNPGQRRAGRPSRFRNHVRFSFGPPQPSLEAGLERLEKMISG; encoded by the coding sequence GTGAACGCAGTAAAGCTAGATTTGGACGGGTCGATCGAAGCCTTTCGTAAGGTGCCGAAGACCGGCGTGATTTACGTGATGACCGAGGCGGCTCGCCACGGCTATCGCCCCGATGATGCCGGATGGACCAACTTCGGCCAGGGCCAGCCCGAGACGGGCGTCATCCCGCATGCGCCCGAGCGCATCGAGTCGATCGGCATCTACGAAGAGGACCACGAGTACGCGCCCGTGGCCGGTCTGTGGGACCTTCGCGCCGCGGTCGCCGACCACTACAATCGGCTATATCGACGGGGCATGCCCAGCCAGTACAGCGCCGAGAACGTGTGCATCTCGGGCGGCGGACGCGCCGGGCTGACGCGCGTGGCGGCGGCGCTGGGGACGATCAACTTGGGGCATTTTCTGCCCGACTACACCGCCTACGAGGAGCTGTTGGGGCTGTTTCGCCTGTTTACCTCGATCCCGATTCTGCTCGACCCGCAGCGCGGCTACGACTTTAGCGTCGAAGAGCTCGAAGAAGAGGTGCTCGGGCGAGGCTTGGGCGCGCTGTTGCTCTCCAACCCGTGCAACCCCACCGGCAAGCTCATCGGCGGCGAAGAGCTCAACGACTGGGTGGCGCTAGGCCGCCGGCTCGACTGCACGCTCATCCTCGACGAGTTCTACAGCCACTATATCTGGAACGGCTCGCCGGCCGACGCGACCGCCGCGCGCTTCGTCGAAGATGTCGAGCGCGACCCGGTGGTCATCGTCAACGGGCTGACCAAGAGCTGGCGCTACCCCGGCTGGCGCGTCTCGTGGACGTTGGGGCCCTCGGAGGTCATCGAGCGGCTGTCGAGCGCGGGCAGCTTTTTGGACGGTGGGGCGAGTCGGCCGTTGCAGCGCGCGGCCGTGCCGCTTCTCGAGGAGGAGCACACCCGCGCCGAGGTCAAGGCGATCCAGCACACTTTCCGCTCGAAGCGCGACATGCTCGTCGAGCGGCTGCGCGCGATGGGCATCAAGATCGAGCGGCCGCCCGACGGCACGTTTTATGTCTGGGGCGACGTGTCGAACCTGCCGGACGGCATGAATAACGGCATGGACTTCTTCAAGAAGTGTCTCGAGCACCAGATCATTTGCGTGCCCGGCGAGTTCTTCGACGTCAACCCGGGCCAGCGCCGCGCGGGGCGGCCCAGCCGATTCCGCAACCACGTGCGCTTTAGCTTCGGCCCGCCTCAACCGTCGCTCGAAGCGGGCTTGGAACGCCTCGAGAAGATGATTTCGGGCTAA